A DNA window from Turicibacter sp. TJ11 contains the following coding sequences:
- a CDS encoding GNAT family N-acetyltransferase encodes MEIRDYQSDDQISWLRCRVLAFLDTAYYDIVIKEKDVYQYPSIELVAIEDGIVVGLIDVEYEEEPNKICTAHETRGAMIWHLAVHPDYSHQGIGVALLKEVEHRLKEKEITYLEAWTRDDEWIHRWYLKQNFMKLSTYLHVYIDGTNGVASQIKDLVPIQSFCQYIGSDPDMIKKRYKRVHECTGFVKMI; translated from the coding sequence TTGGAAATTAGAGATTATCAATCAGACGATCAAATCAGTTGGTTACGTTGCCGAGTTTTAGCTTTTTTAGATACGGCTTACTATGATATAGTCATCAAAGAAAAGGACGTTTATCAATATCCATCGATTGAGCTAGTCGCCATAGAGGATGGAATCGTGGTTGGTTTAATCGATGTTGAGTATGAAGAAGAGCCAAATAAAATTTGTACTGCTCATGAAACGAGAGGTGCAATGATTTGGCATTTAGCTGTTCATCCTGACTATAGTCATCAAGGAATTGGAGTGGCTTTATTAAAAGAAGTCGAACATCGATTGAAAGAAAAAGAAATTACCTATCTTGAGGCGTGGACGCGTGATGATGAGTGGATTCATCGTTGGTATTTAAAACAAAATTTTATGAAGTTAAGTACTTATTTGCATGTTTACATTGATGGAACAAATGGGGTTGCTTCACAGATCAAAGATTTAGTTCCAATCCAGTCATTTTGTCAGTATATAGGTAGTGACCCGGATATGATTAAAAAAAGATATAAACGGGTTCATGAATGTACTGGATTTGTTAAGATGATTTAA
- a CDS encoding helix-turn-helix domain-containing protein translates to MNCERIGQLIYELRKEKKMTQKQVADLLNITDKTISKWERGLGCPDVSLLRELASIFGISVDQLLVGELKINEQVGGNMRNVKFYICPQCGNLMTATAQATLSCCGKTLEPLVPKKVEPEHKLMIEDADGELYVTSNHEMSKKHYITFIAVVTGDTVTITKQYPEWSMQCRLEKRKRGKLYFHCNEHGLFYQLI, encoded by the coding sequence ATGAACTGTGAAAGAATAGGTCAGTTAATTTATGAGTTAAGAAAAGAGAAAAAAATGACACAAAAGCAAGTAGCAGATCTTTTAAATATAACAGATAAAACTATTAGTAAGTGGGAACGTGGCTTAGGGTGTCCCGACGTGTCATTACTTCGTGAATTAGCGTCCATTTTTGGAATTAGTGTTGATCAGTTATTAGTTGGAGAGTTAAAAATTAATGAACAAGTAGGTGGGAATATGAGAAATGTAAAATTTTATATTTGTCCACAGTGTGGCAATCTAATGACAGCAACGGCACAGGCAACCTTAAGTTGCTGTGGTAAAACACTCGAACCATTAGTTCCTAAAAAAGTAGAACCGGAACATAAATTAATGATTGAAGATGCTGATGGAGAGTTATATGTTACTTCAAATCATGAAATGAGCAAAAAACATTATATTACGTTTATAGCTGTTGTAACGGGAGATACAGTTACGATTACTAAGCAATATCCTGAATGGAGTATGCAGTGTCGATTAGAAAAACGTAAGCGAGGAAAATTATATTTTCACTGTAATGAACATGGACTATTTTATCAGTTAATTTAA
- a CDS encoding staygreen family protein gives MNKLDLNKLWINYRLPNLSQLCPRRYTLTHSDETADLFLVVGSEFAYEKFTAMRDEVIGEWLTNSASQYYFYIRVRVDGVDGTESSAKRNEIFIKHLPLTLSAIKQGDPHLFYFYPQFLKAPIYVYFQSQDLSLNRTECYGSFTDY, from the coding sequence ATGAATAAACTAGATTTAAATAAATTATGGATCAATTATCGATTACCTAACTTGAGTCAACTCTGTCCAAGACGGTACACGTTAACTCATTCAGATGAAACAGCTGACTTATTCTTAGTTGTTGGATCTGAATTTGCTTATGAAAAATTCACAGCAATGCGTGATGAGGTGATTGGTGAATGGTTAACTAATAGTGCTTCACAATACTATTTTTATATTCGCGTAAGAGTTGACGGTGTTGATGGCACTGAATCATCAGCTAAAAGAAATGAAATTTTTATTAAACATCTTCCGCTCACCTTATCTGCGATCAAACAAGGCGATCCACACCTATTTTATTTTTATCCACAATTTCTTAAAGCTCCTATATATGTTTATTTTCAATCACAAGATCTTAGTTTGAATCGTACAGAGTGCTATGGATCATTTACCGATTATTAA
- a CDS encoding AraC family transcriptional regulator, with protein sequence MHCFKPKADYSRLDFMLYHCGSSDCEKNQSWGPGIRDYYSLYYVTEGSGYLTIDGQDYTIVEQTCFLVPPHVVINYKPDLLNPWSYHFIGFNGEAVNEYLERIGLSTSSPVLSFENGHKIEQCFEYILNASNYPKSADLQAISGFYALIGTLCDHTEPQIPKIQTTSRQSDYIRQAIEYIETNYSRQITVEEISNHVGINRKYLTKLFNEKMNNSPKNYLIQYRINKACRLLKQSTLSIQEVSHSVGYTDALVFSKIFKKVIGICPREYRSAHFIS encoded by the coding sequence ATGCATTGTTTCAAGCCAAAGGCTGATTACTCTAGACTAGACTTTATGCTTTATCATTGCGGAAGCAGTGATTGTGAAAAAAATCAATCATGGGGACCTGGTATACGTGATTACTACAGTTTGTATTATGTGACAGAGGGATCAGGATACTTAACAATAGATGGACAAGATTATACAATTGTAGAACAAACGTGTTTTTTAGTTCCTCCACACGTTGTGATTAATTATAAACCTGATTTATTAAATCCTTGGTCTTATCATTTTATTGGATTTAATGGTGAGGCAGTAAATGAATATTTAGAGCGAATTGGTCTGTCTACTTCATCTCCAGTTTTAAGTTTTGAAAATGGTCATAAAATAGAACAGTGTTTTGAATACATCTTAAATGCTAGCAATTATCCTAAAAGTGCTGACTTACAAGCAATTAGCGGATTTTATGCTCTGATTGGGACACTTTGCGATCACACAGAACCACAAATTCCAAAAATTCAGACGACAAGTCGTCAATCTGATTATATTAGACAAGCGATTGAATACATCGAAACGAACTATTCTCGACAAATTACGGTTGAAGAGATCTCAAACCATGTGGGAATTAATCGTAAATATCTAACGAAACTCTTTAACGAAAAGATGAACAATTCTCCAAAAAATTACCTCATTCAATATCGTATCAACAAAGCTTGTCGTTTATTAAAACAATCAACGCTAAGCATTCAAGAGGTTTCTCATTCAGTAGGTTATACAGATGCTTTAGTCTTTTCAAAAATATTTAAAAAAGTGATTGGAATCTGCCCTCGCGAATATCGAAGTGCTCATTTCATCTCTTAA
- a CDS encoding aldo/keto reductase, which produces MEYTNLGNTDIKISRICMGCMGFGDPNQGPHSWTLNEDESRLIIKKALELGINFFDTAITYQNGTSEQYLGRALKDFAKREDVVVATKFLPRTQQDIEQGITGQQHIERMLNQSLKNLGMDYVDLYIYHKWDDNTPLYDIMDGLNNMVKAGKVKAIGISNCFAWQIIKANALAEQYGFAKFVSIQGHYNLIFREEEREMVPYCKEENISLTPYSSLAGGRLSKHKDESSKRLVEDTYAQSKYIHTKKQDQIIINRVAELANKRQVSMTEISLAWLLMKVTSPVVGATKLHHVEGAVKAVQLKLTEEEIKYLEEPYIPHKLVGMMA; this is translated from the coding sequence GTGGAGTATACAAACTTAGGAAATACTGATATTAAAATTTCAAGAATTTGTATGGGGTGTATGGGATTTGGTGATCCAAATCAAGGTCCACATAGCTGGACTTTAAACGAAGATGAGTCTCGATTAATTATTAAAAAAGCATTAGAGTTAGGTATTAATTTTTTTGATACTGCTATCACCTATCAAAATGGAACAAGCGAACAATATCTTGGACGAGCGTTAAAAGATTTTGCTAAACGAGAAGACGTTGTCGTGGCAACAAAGTTTCTTCCAAGAACTCAACAAGACATTGAACAAGGAATTACCGGACAACAACACATTGAACGAATGCTTAACCAAAGTTTAAAAAATTTAGGAATGGATTATGTAGATTTATATATCTATCATAAATGGGACGATAATACGCCTCTTTATGATATTATGGATGGATTAAATAATATGGTGAAGGCAGGAAAAGTAAAAGCTATCGGGATCTCAAATTGCTTTGCCTGGCAAATCATAAAAGCAAATGCATTAGCTGAACAATACGGATTTGCTAAGTTTGTTTCCATTCAAGGACACTATAACTTAATTTTTAGAGAAGAAGAAAGAGAAATGGTTCCTTATTGTAAAGAAGAAAACATTTCATTAACACCTTATAGCTCACTAGCAGGTGGTCGCCTATCGAAGCATAAAGATGAAAGTTCAAAACGACTAGTCGAAGATACATATGCACAATCTAAATACATTCACACCAAAAAACAAGATCAAATCATTATTAATCGTGTTGCTGAACTCGCAAATAAAAGACAAGTATCTATGACTGAAATTTCATTGGCTTGGCTTTTAATGAAAGTAACATCTCCAGTTGTTGGGGCTACTAAACTACATCATGTTGAGGGCGCAGTTAAAGCGGTGCAGTTAAAACTAACTGAAGAAGAGATCAAATATTTAGAAGAGCCCTATATTCCTCATAAACTAGTGGGGATGATGGCTTAG
- a CDS encoding GntR family transcriptional regulator encodes MKKVDKQLDIPLHLQLSQIIREMIDKGELQPGDALMSEREICRLQGISRMTVNKVIVNLVNEGLLDRQQGKGTFVAFKKKRHRYEKLEGLTQILKKQGLDVSNELLEFSLGERSQNIQRKLQMDQSVAYKIKRIRYINEDPVVLETVYLNPKMCSNLTEDLIQNYSLYHIYKEIYQYRVIKAEQIITPIMLNKEEAKLLKQPRNTLALKIDRIVYTSDEKVMEYTVSIFMSNKHDFEIVLHED; translated from the coding sequence TTGAAAAAAGTAGATAAACAACTAGATATTCCGCTACATTTGCAACTTTCACAAATTATCCGAGAAATGATTGATAAAGGTGAACTTCAACCGGGAGATGCTTTAATGTCAGAACGTGAAATCTGTCGCCTACAAGGAATTAGTCGAATGACGGTAAATAAGGTGATTGTAAATTTAGTAAACGAGGGATTATTAGACCGTCAACAAGGGAAAGGAACATTTGTAGCTTTTAAAAAGAAAAGACATCGGTATGAAAAGTTAGAAGGATTGACACAAATTCTAAAAAAACAGGGACTTGATGTGTCAAATGAATTATTAGAATTTAGTTTAGGCGAAAGAAGTCAAAATATACAGAGAAAACTCCAAATGGATCAATCTGTCGCTTATAAGATTAAACGTATTCGTTATATTAATGAAGATCCAGTTGTTTTAGAAACCGTTTATTTAAATCCGAAAATGTGTTCAAATTTAACAGAAGATTTAATTCAAAACTATTCTCTATATCATATCTATAAAGAAATCTATCAGTATAGGGTGATAAAAGCTGAACAAATTATCACACCAATCATGCTTAATAAAGAAGAGGCTAAATTGTTAAAACAACCTCGAAATACACTCGCTTTAAAAATAGATCGTATTGTTTATACATCTGATGAAAAAGTGATGGAGTATACTGTTTCTATTTTTATGAGTAATAAACATGATTTTGAGATTGTTTTACACGAAGATTAA
- a CDS encoding cupin domain-containing protein, whose protein sequence is MSEKNEFYRLKNLEEAKQVIANNAKFRTIYFKFEVGRGLPKHNHNGYATIYVIKGEISMSFSDGQSYELLTGDFLSFNACVEHDVLATLESEVLVTISESIK, encoded by the coding sequence ATGAGTGAAAAAAATGAATTTTATCGTTTAAAAAACTTAGAAGAAGCCAAACAAGTCATTGCAAACAATGCTAAGTTTCGAACTATTTATTTTAAATTTGAGGTTGGGCGTGGCTTACCTAAACATAATCATAATGGTTATGCTACCATTTATGTCATTAAAGGCGAAATTAGTATGAGTTTTAGTGATGGACAAAGTTATGAATTATTGACAGGAGATTTTTTATCATTTAACGCTTGTGTTGAACACGATGTACTGGCCACACTAGAAAGTGAAGTACTTGTAACCATCTCAGAGTCAATAAAGTAG
- the aac(6') gene encoding aminoglycoside 6'-N-acetyltransferase: MRIKQADLDEVLEVARLALVLWPYHSMHAIALEISEMIQRKEGAYFLAYNESEVIGFAQINLIHSSVDEENGVPVGYLKGIFVVEAYRQQGIAKELLTACEHWAIEQGCEELTSDCELSNDQILNFHRSVGFEESNRIVCFRKSLKGEK, translated from the coding sequence ATGAGAATTAAACAAGCGGATCTAGATGAAGTGTTAGAAGTCGCAAGATTAGCTTTAGTCTTATGGCCATATCATTCGATGCATGCTATTGCTTTAGAAATTTCAGAGATGATTCAACGTAAAGAAGGGGCTTATTTTTTAGCTTATAATGAAAGTGAGGTCATTGGATTTGCACAGATTAACTTAATCCATAGCTCTGTCGATGAAGAAAATGGTGTTCCAGTTGGCTACTTAAAAGGAATTTTTGTCGTTGAAGCATATCGTCAACAAGGAATTGCTAAAGAGTTATTAACAGCTTGTGAACATTGGGCAATCGAACAAGGGTGTGAAGAATTAACAAGCGATTGCGAATTATCAAATGATCAAATTTTAAATTTCCACCGTAGTGTAGGTTTTGAAGAATCTAATCGAATTGTTTGTTTTAGAAAGTCTTTAAAAGGTGAAAAATAA
- a CDS encoding YjjW family glycine radical enzyme activase yields MNGYLNKIIPFSSVDGPGNRTAIFLQGCNFDCIYCHNPETINHCINCSFCVKACPVDALTINRENRQIVFNSNCCIECDACTKTCHRNSTPKYKVATADEIIKEIENYRPFIQGITVSGGECTLQAEFLIELFTKAKEIGLTCFIDTNGSTDLSQQEKLMNLCDGVMLDVKVWDKERHKKYIKADNEMVLKNLDYLVDCGKLYEVRTVVVPELFNNEETVTNVAHKIKNSTARYKLIKYRHLGVRENNLNLTTPTDHDMNHLERLAHEVGCFNTIIV; encoded by the coding sequence ATGAACGGTTACTTAAATAAGATTATTCCTTTTAGTTCAGTCGATGGACCTGGAAATCGTACAGCGATTTTTTTACAAGGATGTAATTTCGACTGTATTTACTGTCATAATCCTGAAACGATTAATCACTGTATTAATTGTAGCTTCTGTGTAAAAGCTTGTCCGGTTGACGCATTAACGATTAATCGTGAAAACAGACAAATTGTTTTTAACTCAAACTGTTGTATTGAATGCGATGCTTGTACAAAAACATGTCATCGCAACAGTACGCCTAAATACAAAGTAGCGACTGCTGATGAGATTATTAAGGAAATCGAAAATTACCGTCCTTTTATTCAAGGAATTACTGTGTCTGGAGGGGAATGTACCCTTCAAGCTGAGTTTCTAATCGAGCTATTTACGAAAGCAAAAGAAATAGGCCTCACTTGCTTCATTGATACAAATGGATCAACAGATTTAAGTCAGCAAGAAAAACTTATGAACTTATGTGATGGCGTAATGCTTGATGTAAAAGTATGGGATAAAGAAAGACATAAAAAATATATTAAAGCAGATAATGAGATGGTACTAAAAAACTTAGATTATCTTGTAGACTGTGGAAAACTTTATGAAGTCCGTACCGTTGTAGTTCCTGAATTATTTAATAATGAAGAAACTGTCACAAACGTGGCTCATAAAATCAAAAATTCAACTGCCCGTTATAAATTAATTAAGTATCGCCACCTAGGAGTTCGAGAAAATAATTTAAATCTGACTACTCCTACTGATCATGATATGAATCACTTAGAACGTCTAGCTCATGAAGTAGGATGTTTCAATACCATCATTGTGTAA
- the brnQ gene encoding branched-chain amino acid transport system II carrier protein: protein MGNLSKKDFILVSLMLFSLFFGAGNLIFPPFLGQSAGHQMWIAMLGFFITAVGFPVLGVIAVAKSKGLYNLAARVNPVFASIFTVLIYLSIGPGLGIPRAGSLPFEMAVAPYLPAEVSIVLARFLFTALFFACAYWLALSPTKLVDRMGKVLTPTLLTLIVLIFVGSIIKPIGEYGMPTHDYQTIPFVKGFLEGYLTMDTIAALNFGIVIALAIRTKGVTDEKLVIQSTIKSGLVAGSLLIFIYLILGHLGAMSGAVHGETENGAQTLTYVMNDIFGTPGAILLAIVFTLACLTTCVGLITSCGQYFASLTPKISYNGWASILALCSMTLANMGLNQILSLSVPVLDAIYPVAIVLIVLSMMNRLIKESFLVYRVTILVTGIVSVIYALNQVGIHLGLLTTFCERLPLYHEGLGWVSLALGAMVVTIVLDHVLDLKNTSEPLASVNYIEE from the coding sequence ATGGGTAATTTATCAAAAAAAGATTTTATTTTAGTTAGTTTAATGTTATTCTCTTTATTTTTTGGAGCAGGAAATTTAATTTTTCCACCTTTTCTAGGGCAAAGTGCAGGCCATCAGATGTGGATTGCAATGTTAGGTTTTTTTATTACCGCTGTTGGATTTCCTGTTTTAGGGGTGATTGCAGTAGCTAAATCGAAAGGACTCTATAACTTAGCAGCGCGCGTCAATCCAGTTTTCGCTTCAATTTTTACAGTTTTAATTTATTTATCAATTGGACCTGGACTTGGAATTCCACGTGCGGGAAGTCTTCCTTTTGAAATGGCAGTAGCACCTTACTTACCTGCTGAGGTTTCAATCGTATTAGCAAGATTTTTATTTACAGCCTTATTTTTTGCTTGTGCGTATTGGTTAGCTTTATCTCCAACAAAGTTAGTGGACCGAATGGGAAAAGTTTTAACTCCTACTTTATTAACCCTAATCGTCTTAATCTTTGTTGGCTCAATTATTAAACCAATAGGCGAATATGGAATGCCAACACATGATTATCAAACGATCCCTTTTGTTAAAGGATTTTTAGAAGGGTACTTAACAATGGATACCATTGCAGCTTTGAATTTTGGAATTGTTATTGCGTTAGCCATTCGAACAAAAGGTGTTACAGATGAGAAGTTAGTGATTCAAAGTACGATTAAATCAGGATTAGTAGCGGGATCACTCTTAATCTTTATTTACTTAATTTTAGGACACTTAGGGGCAATGAGTGGTGCAGTTCATGGTGAAACAGAAAATGGTGCTCAGACATTAACGTATGTGATGAATGATATCTTTGGGACACCAGGCGCTATTTTATTAGCGATCGTTTTTACATTAGCATGTTTAACAACATGTGTGGGATTAATTACTTCATGTGGTCAATACTTCGCTTCTTTAACACCTAAGATAAGCTATAACGGATGGGCGTCTATCTTAGCTTTATGTAGTATGACATTAGCTAATATGGGACTAAATCAAATTCTTTCGCTCTCAGTTCCTGTTTTAGATGCTATTTACCCAGTTGCCATCGTATTAATTGTATTATCAATGATGAATCGTTTGATTAAAGAAAGTTTTCTTGTTTATCGCGTCACGATTTTAGTGACTGGAATTGTAAGTGTCATTTATGCGTTGAATCAAGTGGGTATTCATTTAGGACTATTAACAACATTCTGTGAGAGATTACCTTTATATCACGAAGGTCTAGGTTGGGTTAGTCTTGCACTAGGAGCAATGGTAGTGACGATTGTCTTAGATCATGTCTTAGATTTAAAGAATACATCTGAACCTTTAGCATCTGTGAATTATATAGAAGAATAG
- a CDS encoding TetR/AcrR family transcriptional regulator C-terminal domain-containing protein — MAINIKELLANALLDLCESTSLKSITIKDLLNHTGVSRQTFYNHFKDKNDLIQYIYVSKIIPCYHDSKVEIDFYTSLLDSFNRMKKYRIFLKQACLLEGQNCLKDYIFEHCKQFDLDWHQHLYGKNPMPDTLRFATEYHSLASSSMTLSWILSDFPISCEEMADLITELRSVGMDQLFADGDYKKNPYTKLDI, encoded by the coding sequence ATGGCAATTAATATTAAAGAGTTATTAGCGAATGCCTTACTCGATTTATGTGAATCTACTTCTTTAAAATCTATAACCATCAAAGATCTTCTTAATCATACTGGCGTCAGTCGTCAAACCTTTTATAATCATTTTAAAGATAAAAATGATTTAATTCAGTACATTTATGTTAGTAAAATTATTCCTTGTTATCACGATTCAAAAGTTGAAATTGATTTTTACACATCTTTACTAGACTCCTTTAATCGTATGAAAAAATATCGTATCTTCTTAAAACAAGCGTGTTTATTAGAAGGACAAAATTGCTTAAAGGATTATATTTTTGAACACTGTAAACAATTTGATTTAGATTGGCATCAACATCTATATGGAAAAAATCCAATGCCTGATACTTTACGTTTTGCAACGGAATATCATTCGTTAGCATCGAGTAGTATGACGTTATCTTGGATTTTATCCGACTTCCCTATCTCTTGCGAAGAAATGGCTGATCTAATTACTGAGCTAAGAAGTGTTGGGATGGATCAACTATTTGCAGATGGTGACTATAAAAAAAATCCTTATACCAAACTAGACATTTAA
- a CDS encoding YjjI family glycine radical enzyme: protein MTGVEQIVKDKTLTFEQKVVALARYAENSVEVLNISEDTQALREAGIICDLFEGNVPYRPRYILPNYEKFMKEGCKFLQLDPPTNIWEATNYLLIFYKHVPSITTMPVYIGNIDYLLEPFIEDEEEAKLAIRLFFTQLDRTITDSFCHANLGPKATRAAKIILEVERELENAIPNLTLKYNEETPDDLAIEAIKTALATAKPSFANHNMFTEDLGEYGIASCYNGLHAGGGAHTLVRMRLSKLAETATSIDDFFNHKLPHAMTCMADYINERIRYIVEESTFFETNFLVTEGFISKDRFTSMFGLVGLAECVNTLLKAEKLEDKFGHSQIADDLGVRIMETMEAFIHQFESKHCKVTNERLLLHAQVGIGDDINTSPGARIPIGEEPELWKHLKQTARFHKYFPSGTGDIFPFELNAVNNPEFILNIIQGAFKEGMRYFSLYSSDADVIRITGYLVKRSEIAKLDQGIATLQDTVVLGQGQVRNGKVYERKVR from the coding sequence ATGACTGGTGTTGAACAGATTGTTAAAGATAAGACATTAACTTTCGAACAAAAAGTTGTCGCATTAGCACGTTACGCTGAAAACAGTGTTGAAGTCCTAAATATTTCAGAAGATACACAAGCTTTACGTGAAGCGGGAATCATTTGTGATTTATTTGAAGGAAATGTTCCTTATCGTCCACGTTACATTCTTCCAAATTACGAAAAATTTATGAAGGAAGGGTGTAAGTTTTTACAGTTAGATCCTCCGACAAATATTTGGGAAGCTACAAATTACTTATTAATTTTTTATAAACATGTTCCTTCAATTACAACGATGCCTGTTTATATTGGGAATATTGATTACTTATTAGAGCCATTTATTGAGGATGAAGAAGAAGCAAAACTTGCGATTCGCCTATTCTTTACTCAACTTGATCGCACGATTACAGACTCATTTTGCCATGCTAACTTAGGGCCTAAGGCAACACGTGCTGCAAAAATCATCTTAGAAGTTGAACGTGAATTAGAAAATGCGATTCCAAACTTAACTTTAAAATATAATGAGGAAACCCCTGATGATTTAGCTATTGAAGCGATTAAAACGGCTTTAGCTACAGCTAAACCAAGCTTTGCTAATCACAATATGTTCACTGAAGACTTAGGTGAGTACGGAATTGCAAGTTGTTACAATGGACTTCACGCCGGTGGAGGTGCACATACGCTCGTTCGTATGCGTTTATCTAAATTAGCTGAAACGGCAACAAGTATTGATGATTTCTTTAATCATAAATTGCCTCACGCCATGACTTGTATGGCTGATTATATTAATGAACGTATTCGTTATATCGTTGAAGAAAGTACCTTCTTTGAAACAAACTTCTTAGTGACTGAAGGTTTCATTTCAAAAGATCGCTTCACATCAATGTTTGGTTTAGTTGGTCTTGCAGAATGTGTTAATACGTTATTAAAAGCTGAAAAACTTGAAGATAAATTCGGTCACTCACAAATTGCAGACGACTTAGGAGTTCGTATCATGGAAACGATGGAGGCATTTATTCATCAATTTGAGAGTAAACATTGTAAAGTGACGAATGAACGATTATTACTACACGCACAAGTGGGAATTGGTGATGACATCAATACAAGCCCAGGTGCACGTATCCCAATTGGTGAAGAACCAGAGTTATGGAAACATTTAAAACAAACGGCTCGTTTCCATAAATACTTCCCATCAGGAACTGGAGATATCTTCCCATTTGAATTAAACGCTGTTAACAATCCAGAATTCATTTTAAATATTATTCAAGGAGCATTTAAAGAAGGAATGCGTTATTTCTCACTTTACTCATCAGATGCAGATGTGATTCGTATTACTGGCTATCTTGTTAAACGCAGTGAAATTGCCAAATTAGATCAAGGAATAGCAACACTTCAAGATACAGTTGTTCTTGGACAAGGACAAGTTCGTAATGGAAAAGTGTACGAGCGTAAAGTACGTTAA
- a CDS encoding alpha/beta fold hydrolase: protein MKKKGIKYTLFGFLAILLVLLIGGFTWLNQTYKPTDQLFELVSDDEYKKVDDFYVFEPKNEANGVGIVLYPGALVEPLSYGYYANELSKKGYLVAIPEVNLNLSISDNEKAGQFIEKHPEIDSWYVGGHSMGGVSATTYASNHLDQVDGVILLGSYPASSTDLSTTDLNVLSLYAEFDGLSTEEKVFNKADNLPEDTVYTEILGGNHAQFGIYGEQSGDLEATISVIEQQNQMVTDTLNFLGEY from the coding sequence TTGAAAAAGAAGGGAATAAAGTATACTTTATTTGGGTTTTTAGCGATTCTTCTTGTTCTACTGATCGGTGGATTTACTTGGTTAAATCAAACTTATAAACCAACGGATCAATTATTTGAACTAGTGTCTGACGATGAATATAAAAAAGTCGATGATTTTTACGTATTTGAACCAAAAAACGAAGCAAATGGAGTCGGGATTGTTTTATATCCAGGAGCTTTAGTTGAACCATTAAGTTACGGGTATTATGCTAATGAATTATCAAAAAAAGGTTATTTAGTAGCTATTCCAGAAGTGAACTTAAACCTCTCGATTTCAGATAATGAAAAAGCAGGTCAGTTCATTGAAAAACATCCAGAAATTGATTCATGGTATGTTGGAGGACATTCAATGGGTGGAGTAAGTGCTACAACTTATGCCTCAAATCACTTAGATCAAGTCGATGGTGTGATTTTATTAGGATCTTATCCTGCGTCTTCAACTGACTTATCAACAACTGACTTAAATGTCTTAAGTCTTTATGCAGAGTTTGATGGGTTATCAACAGAAGAGAAAGTGTTCAATAAAGCTGATAATTTACCAGAGGATACTGTATACACAGAAATTTTAGGTGGTAATCATGCTCAGTTTGGAATCTATGGTGAACAAAGTGGTGACTTAGAAGCTACTATTTCAGTGATTGAGCAACAAAATCAAATGGTGACTGATACGCTTAATTTTTTAGGTGAATACTAA